The genome window AATTAAGCAAAAAGCCAGTGTAAAAACCAGCTTTCCCCTTTTGGTATTTTATTACCTCAAACAATGTATCTTTTGTAGTAATAGTTCCATCGAAATCAAAAAATGCAATTTTTCTCACAACTTCATTTTTTTAAACTGAAATTCAGGTATATTTTTTATAATCAACATAATATATCGCCAAAACCATTTTATGTAAATGGTGTTCTTCTTACTTTTGAAAGCGCTGTAAATAATATCAGCCACTTCATCAGGTGTTGATGTAAGTGCCTTTGGCAATGGTAAATTTTCGGTCATCCTGGTATAAACAAATCCAGGCTTAACCGTCATAACATGTACATTATCTTTAAAACATTTGTTTCTTAACCCATCAAGGTAAGCCGACAACGCCGCTTTAGAACTCCCATAAATAAGTTTACTAGCCCTCCCCCTATCGCCTGCCACTGAGCTAATACCTATAATAGTTCCTTTTTTACGGCCGGTATAAAACTTTGCTGCGAT of Mucilaginibacter xinganensis contains these proteins:
- a CDS encoding SDR family oxidoreductase, whose amino-acid sequence is METVLILGATSDIGIAIAKKFAAQKYNIQLAARKAEQLVAIKSDIEIRYNVECTAHEFDAIHYHTHTSFFENLNPKPDITISIFGAMYEEDNAFDEWDLTQMMINVNYTGVVSILNIAAKFYTGRKKGTIIGISSVAGDRGRASKLIYGSSKAALSAYLDGLRNKCFKDNVHVMTVKPGFVYTRMTENLPLPKALTSTPDEVADIIYSAFKSKKNTIYIKWFWRYIMLIIKNIPEFQFKKMKL